From Osmerus eperlanus unplaced genomic scaffold, fOsmEpe2.1 SCAFFOLD_563, whole genome shotgun sequence:
GGGTCAGGGCAAGCAAAGACCCTTTCTGTGACCCACAATGAAAAGAGGGTTTGTCAcggcagaaaaaaaaaaaaaacttcaaacaaaaaaaaaaagaaaggagctAACATTGGTACATGAAATTGCCATGAAAGCCAAAGACCTTGTTGGTCCAGGAAGGGCCAAGGATCTGAGATTATGGGAAGGATGCAATTTAGCTGGTCTTTCATGTTGCATTTTCCAGGcaattataaaatataaaagTCCCTTGACAGCttaaaatgtgaatctaaaCTGTATCCTCTATATCTAAATCTAATGTCATCCAGTGTTTAACCTGATCCCACCCAAAAAGCCTGGACAGCACTGACCATCATTGGCTCTGCTTAGGGAGGTTGCTTGGGCAACAACCTGTCAGTTATTTATGCATGAGGGGCTCCATTGTTCCCATGGTCTTTTGTTGGGACTGtgtcacacacaaagaaactgtGGGTTATTGTTATGGTGTGGTTAGTGGCCCCCACAAGACTCTCAGTCACCAGCTTGTCTGAGTTTGTGTCTCAGTGTCTTTTTCTAATACTAAGCCAGCACCTCACTGTTGTAAGTGGTTATATTTAAGTTAGAAGTGTAAGTAGGAGTGTGCCTGAAAGTGCTTTATGAGCAGTCCATTTTTAGGGTAAATGTCTGCCCTGTAATCTTAAAAAGTAATTATGTGTTTATGCCTTAAAATACATCATCTTGCACACCAAAACCCATTTCAATAGTAATGGATTATCTACTTTTGAAGTGGAACTTTGGTCCTCTACCATGGCTTGATCACAAACGAATCCTCAACAATCTCTGCCTGACATAGAAAGTATGCCAGCATCTTACAACCGACCAAGAGATTATCAAGTGTCACTTTTCGAGAGtgcgagtgagagtgagagagagctatCAGGGATACGCAACTAACCGGTTACTGACCACGAAATATTTTCAGGAACATTTCTGCTTCTACTTAGAACAATATGTCATGATTACAGCGCCAACTGGTGGCCTGACTAAAAACCCTCCCAAGAGCAAAACCAGTAAGTacatctttttttgttgttgttgcttttaCTTGAAAAAAACATGAAAGACATGACTTGCTACGCAAGGAACATAAGGTGTTCATCGTATTTTAACatatacaaaatatatacaatGTAAAAATTGGCATGTTCTTTGCCAAGTCAAAAATAACCAAgttcttgttttgttttaaatatatttaacatgtttttaataCAATGCTTTAATACTAGCCTTTTTGTTTTACGAAAAACGTATGTGGTTTGATTGGTTAATTTACATGTGGTTATGATATTTCCACTTTTTTGAGAGGGTCTGGAGACTTTTTTACAAACCTCCTGAGTGATCAATTCTACCCACCCGTCAATTGGTGGCGCTGCAGGAAAAAAAACTCTCTTCAAACTGTCTCTGGATTCAACTACAAATCCTTACAAGTACAAAACAAAGAAGCACGGATCCGCCATATAATTTGTTCTGTTAGGATCCGACTACAGAATACAATATGGGCAAGAAGCATAAAAAGCACAAATCGGAGAAACACACATATGAAGGTAAGTCCACGTACGACATCCCATTATGGGTGGAAACAgactttgctagctagctaatgtaaGTAATGTACCGATGTGATTAGCTATCAATGGCCCGCTTTTTACCGAGCAGCTAGCTAACCGGCTGCAGTCATAGCTACTCTAGTCTAACGTCAACTGTCGGTCAAACAAAGTTAGAAGTTGGTGATCTGTTATTTGCCAAATCATTCACGTTACTATAGCGAGCCAGCTACATATAATTGTATTACATTATTGGCTAACGTAGCGTTATATAATTTTCTAGTTGCCCATTTGGTCAAGTgtatttgctagctagctaagtcaGTAAGGCTACACATTTGGAATtgaaatattttcccacctctaACGTTGGCCAACAATGGGTTCACGAACGGTTTAATGTTCTACTAGCTACAGTAACTATTCTGCGGCTAGCGTTGCTAACATAGCTAGCAAATGTCACTGGCTAGATGAAGTGAGTATTTCTGATAGTGCTAGCTTGTTGCAGGTCAGTTTCTTTCCCGGTATTCAGCCTTGCTATGTTGTCTAACTTAGGTTAGCCGATATAAGTAAGTTAGCCTGGTCGCTTTTTTGATGCAGCGCTTAGTGCACGACCGGTGTTTTGAAATTCCCGGGACTTTCAGCTGCAGACCATGACGACTGTATTCGCGCTAACCGTTTTCCGAAACCTTAATTTACCTAATTTAGCTAGCCAATTAATCTAACTTATCTAAGCAGTTTTTGTGACAGGTGTGCTTTAGCCTGGTGATTTCCACATTAGCTTATTTAATTAAAATATCATGAAATATTGGTGAGTAACTTATACTGAACTAAATTAATTTAGCTACCTTGTTAGTGAGATGTCTTGGCCTGGATAATGTTACATCGGCTCCTTTCTCTTGTAAATGTAGCCTAACGTTATCCGCCTTGTAAGTTGTGCTTTGCTACATAGCTAAGTTCATTATCATGTTCTCACACCCAGAGTACGTGGGAGAAGCCACTGAAGCTAGTTTTGAAAGTAGCAGGAAACGAAGTGACTGAACTCTCCAACTGGAAGCTCTAGCCACGACAACTTCTACGAAGACAAGGCAGATTACGATAAACACAAGgacaagaaaaagaagaagaaaaaaaagtgcgAAAAGGAAAGAAACAGTCCCGTGCAATCGGGAGAtgagaagaaaaggaaaaaggtGTAGTATGCTAACGAGTAATGGTGATGTGGTCGAGCTGAGCTAATAAGCTTCGCATGGGCAACAACGTTGTGTTATTTGCGGTTTAAATACAAATGTCAGTTTCGTATTATAGCATACAACTTGTCAATTAGCTAATTGCCGTGCTAACTGTTGTGTTCAAGATGactaaaaagaaaaaaggtcaGGATTCCGTGGACACAGATTGGGATGACAGGGAGCGAAGTCACACTCCTATTCGGTCAGATATGTCCCAGGACAAGCACCTCACTCCATCCCTGGCCTAGATGCACGGTAAGTTAGTCTTTTTTTGTCTTCATTCATAAACCCGATACCTAACCTCACCCTTCATATACAAACCAACTGAGGGTGTTTGGTTGTGGGCTTTTGTTGACAATATTGTTGAGGCATTGAGGTCTTTGCTGGAAGAGTAGAATCTTGTCAAAGTTTTTGTCATTTTTCCTGTTGCGTTTATTGTGTTGCGTTTGTGTGCAGACTGGATTGTCAGCCTCTTAAGATGTGAGTTTTGCGTTCCTGTTTTGCAGAAAAAAGAGCAGACTCCACTGCAGGAGGCTCTGAACCAGCTGATCAGGCAGCTTCAGAGGTCAGCTTTCTCTCCTTGTCCCCTTCATTTTGTGTAGAATCcgtcttttcttttttgtgtttGCATCTGTCCGGGCGTTCAGTGAAATGGGCTTGTTGTCGGTGTAACGTGTGGCTGATGCTGACGTCTGGATGGGTTTCTTCCACAGAAAGACCCCAACGCTTTCTTTGCCTTTCCTGTTACCGATTTCATCGCCCCAGGTTACTCCCTGATCATCAAGCGGCCCATGGACTTCAGCACTATGAGGGACAAAGTAAAGAAAGAGTATTACCAGTCGCTGGAGGAGCTGAAGGTATGTCAGCCCTGTGTCATCACATCTGTAATGTAACTTTGCCATCTTTGGATACATCTGGACTGTGGACAGCTGTGCTCATCCTGCGTTAAAACCGCTTTGTGCTTGACTGTTGCAGGTAGATTTTAAGATCATGTGTGAGAACGCTATGATCTACAATAAACCCGAGACCATTTATTACAAAGCAGCAAAGAAGCTTCTCCACTCTGGCATGAAAATCTTGAGTCCGGTGAGCAAAACTATTTTTACTTTATTTTACCAGGAAATTGTCCCATTGAGGGAGTCATGACCAAGAAAAGCTATGCATTCACAGAGTGCAGATGAGTACCACTGAAATGTTTTGCTCTTGCCCTCTCATACTACTGCCAAAGTGAAATGACTTTTTATATGGGATTGTGGCGCTGTGTGAACAGCAGAGGGAGCTAGTACACTGCGTTCAACTGTTTGTTCAACGTCTTTTGTCATTTcttgtttctctttttcttcctcttagAAAATGGTAATATCTTTATTATGGTTtctatttgtttctctctcccagtggtttgtgtttcattttatttaattaataaaaTATCAGTGGTATTACGGAGTTGTGCATTTGCTGAATTCTGTGATGATGAAGTGCTGCCTCGCTGAGTATTTTCCTGTTTGCTTGTGCTGCTCAGGAGAGGTTGCAGAGCCTGAGACAGAGTATCGACTTCATGGCTGACGTGGAGAGCACCACCaagaagcagggagaggcagagaaggaggacGGTGCCAACCCGGAACATTCCGGAGATACGCCGGTGCCCATGGACACCAACGAGCCGGTCCAATCGCCCAGGAGGATTAGCAAGGACACGCCCAGGTGCCGCTGCAGTCCTAACCAATAGAATCCACATGATTTCCTGCACCTCTTCCCATGTTTTAGCATCACTGTTGCACACTGATTCGGATTCATAGGATTTCTGACACTCTTGCCCAAACACATCGTTGGTTGGGCTTTCTAGTGAAGCTGATCTAAATCTATTTTCCATCCCCGTTTGGAAGTCCTGAAGCAGGATATGAAAGGAATGCCTTTGCATGTCTGGTCTTGTGTGCTATCAGCACATCTTGCAGTGCCTTTAAAGCCACTGAACGCCTGCCCAACTCTGCTCACGTACACAAGGGTGGGGACACAGAGAGGTGAGATGCAGTTTGGGATGAGCGGGGAACCAGTGTAacgaaaaatgaaagaaaatgtcAAATTTAGGGTTCACTTTTTCTATTTTGttcaaaaagttttttttctggGTTTTTATAAAAGCCAAATTTCTATAATTGACTCAAGCAAAAATCCAATCTGGTACAAATCCAGCGATAACTGGGTTTGTCACATCTTGCAGTGTCCCATCTCACAGCTCTGAAAGGCCCATCCCCTCACACTTTGGTTCCCTGTGATTTAAGACAGAAGAGGCCATGTGAGATTTCCCAGAACTACGACAGCATGTGAAAGTAGTAATAATCTGAAGAGAATGACAAGCAGTATGTTTCTCTATGAACGCATGAACACACAGAGTACCGATTTCTCCATTAACCccattgaaaaatgttactGACAGGAAGGAGCAGGTGAAGTGGCAATACGCCATGTTTCTGAGGGCATTTCTGGCAGTATAAGAACGGGTGTGTaacggctctgtgtgtgtgcttgtgtgcgtgtgcgtgtgtctctcagACAGGACAGGGACTCGAAGGACGAGGCTCTGAAGGCTGCCTCTCAGGCTGAGAAGGAGCTGGAGCAGATTAAGAAGCTCATCGAGGACTCGGGAGGGAAACTGTCCAACAGGGACGTTCTCAGTGAGGTGGGACGTCAGGTCGTGGCTGGCCCAGTTCAGCAATCTGAAATGCATTATTATCCATCTTAACCGACCTCCGgggaatctggtcaccctattcATGGTCCAAGTCCTTGTCCAGTAAATGTTTAGCGTACTGACTTGTCAGAGGAATTGGTCGTCAAACAACAGATCTTAGTCAGATCTTATGTTGGTTTcatgtttaaatatataaaaagtgACAAGGAAGCAAATGAAAGCAAGCGTATTTTATAAGTCTAGGAGCATATGAATGTAGCTCAGTAGCTACATGCATTGGCAGCAGTGTACTCTGTATTTGCCTAGCTGCCTCTGACAGGCCCCATCCCCAGTTAGATTCTGTTGGTTTCTCTGCAGCGTTCTTCCCCGGGGTGCACACAGGGCAGCACTCCAGACCACTGTTTCTgaagccaaacaggaagtggacaaGCTAGCTCTGCACACAAGACCGCAGACCCATAGCTGAAGCCAGAGCCCTTCATaacacaccctcctcctgtGACTGTTTTAGAACTGTATTCCTGTAAAGCCATGAAGCACAACCAATATTTTccttgctttcttttttttttttttttttttttttcttcttctttcctgtCGGAGTTTAGCTGGAATTTGATCGGCGGAAGCCTGATGGAACGACCACCTTGGGCATCCTGAACACGGCCGACCTGAGCTCAGGAGGTATGCAGTGCCGTGCCAGGGGACCCAGGTTTACTGTAGTGCTGATGTGTGTTCATAAGCGCCAGTGTGGGCTCCCATTCAAGCTCCTGTTCAGCCACAGgggctcacgcacacacagggttaCTCATCAGATGGAAATGAAACGGAGCGTAGGCGATTATCTACGTTTCACACTGGTGCTCCTGTGTGCCGCAGACTCCGGGTACTGCCCCGTGAAGCTGGGCATGATGATGGGCCGGCTGCAGACCGGCATCAACACGCTGCAGGGCTTCAAAGAGGACAAGAGGAACAAAGTCACTCCGGGTGAGTTTACAGGCAGCGCCCCGCATGATTCGCTCCCCCCTGGGTCACGCTGTGCCGCTGAGGTCAGCAGTGGAGCAGTGGCGAAGCTAAATcggaacattttacatttttagttCTCAGTTTGTACATTCGTTTACCGTTCCAGTACGTCCCGTGTGTAAattttcttctgtggtgtgtccAATTTGTTCAAATCATTAGCCTGATCCCAACTCTATTGGTATGAAAGTGGAGAAACTGAAAATAAGCTTATTTTAGGGAGGCAGAAAGTGTGGTACCTTACTCATTTAAGGTATCCAGCATACATGTTTTTCATGAAATTTATTCTTTATTATTTTCTTCTGTCAAAATGAAGAAGGCAAAGTTTCACGCAGTTCTATTTTCTGGCGCggtgttgaatgtgtgtgtaaaccaTGGCTGTTCTTCCACAGTGTCCTACATTAACTATGGACCATTCAGCACCTATGCTCCGATTTATGACTCCAGCTTTGCCAACATCAGTAAAGAAGATTCAGACTTGATCTACTCGTACTATGGGGATGAATCCAGCCTGCAGGCTCCAGAACGGTGTGTCCCATTCAGTCATATACAACATACAATTCATCTTCCTCATAATAGCAACTTGAATGAAATTGAAGAGTGTTTCTAATCTGATTCTTATCTTTGTCTAATATTTATTATGTGGGAGATGAGTGCCCACCCAGTGGTTTTCATAAGCTGAATGTGTTGCCAGGCAGGCAGCGCATTAAAAGACATTTTTATTGTTTCATTTATACAACTCCCTTGGAAACTTCTGTTCTGAAAATGCAGTGATATTAGATTCACCCGGATACACAGCTATGGAGAGTGGGAGGTCTatttgcttttttgttttttaatcgAAAATGAATTATATTCAGTTATATTC
This genomic window contains:
- the LOC134016597 gene encoding LOW QUALITY PROTEIN: bromodomain-containing protein 7-like (The sequence of the model RefSeq protein was modified relative to this genomic sequence to represent the inferred CDS: deleted 1 base in 1 codon), giving the protein MGKKHKKHKSEKHTYEGNTWEKPLKLVLKVAGNEVTNSPTGSSSHDNFYEDKADYDKHKDKKKKKKKKCEKERNSPVQSGDEKKRKKMTKKKKGQDSVDTDWDDRERSHTPIRSDICEFCVPVLQKKEQTPLQEALNQLIRQLQRSKDPNAFFAFPVTDFIAPGYSLIIKRPMDFSTMRDKVKKEYYQSLEELKVDFKIMCENAMIYNKPETIYYKAAKKLLHSGMKILSPERLQSLRQSIDFMADVESTTKKQGEAEKEDGANPEHSGDTPVPMDTNEPVQSPRRISKDTPRQDRDSKDEALKAASQAEKELEQIKKLIEDSGGKLSNRDVLSELEFDRRKPDGTTTLGILNTADLSSGDSGYCPVKLGMMMGRLQTGINTLQGFKEDKRNKVTPVSYINYGPFSTYAPIYDSSFANISKEDSDLIYSYYGDESSLQAPERISEFLKKTDEYMDTLADNILDAVTSGEHSKSLKETETAEVNLTLFFFKSRAGPSEEELAEGSEPAQDVEVNPRRLALIAAAVQTAPCPPPVWGPAGPGGRQERARLWGPSLWGPPIGRSAGGSVKASGSGSAFERRRRPAALLQEDERFLQIIQPESSSKTSLTSLSSVIGGGLDLEPQTELSEEAKQFQQKLDQTTLLLRELQEVQNERLSTKPPPNIICLLAPSARELQLAEKVTENLANLASQVNPGDVSSVYGIRKAMGISLPEGLLEESAVDLTTETVEPVDLDALPENPEEVPVVAV